DNA from Aliarcobacter butzleri:
TTTTGTGGAAATGAATCTTTAGAAATAAAAGATGAAGTTTACAATTATTTAATAAAAGCTAGACGGCATAAGATTGATGATGAAATCTATTTTAGAAATTTAAAAGATGAATATATTTATTTATATAAAATCTCTTTTATTGATAAGAAAAAAGCTCTTTTAAACTTACTTTCAAAAGAAGAAAAAGTTTTAGAAAATGAAAAAAAACTACACCTTGGTTGGTGTATAGTTGATCCAAAAACTATTGAAAAGTATATAACATCTTTAAATGAAATTGGAATTGAAAAAATCACTTTTATCTATAGTGATTTTTCACAAAAGAACTTCAAAATAAATATAGAAAAACTAGAAAAAATACTTATCAATTCTTCTTCTCAGTGTGGTCGTTCGAGTATTATTAAATTAGAAATTTGTAAAAATTTAGATGAATTTATGAAAAAAAATGATGAAGTTTATTTTCTTGATTTTTCAACTACTTCAATTGATGAAAAAAAAGAGAATATAAAAACTTTAGTTATTGGTTGTGAAGGTGGATTTTCTAAAAATGAAAGAGATAAATTCAATAAAAATTTTATTGTTGGATTTGATTCAAACTTAATACTTCGTTCTGAAACAGCAATTATTTCTGCTAGCTCAAAAATTATTCTTTAATAAATAAAAAAAGGTATAGATTTTAAAATCTATACCTTTTTATTTTGAAAAGATGTTCTTAGTGAACATCTCTCCATTTACTTGCTTTCCATAAGAATGCAAATATTGCAAAAACTACTAGATAGATTAAGAATTTAGGTCCTAACTCTTCTCTTTGTACTTTTTTAGAATCTCCAACCTCTTCTAAATAAGAGATTACTTGTTTTTGTGATTCTTCAGATAAACCAACTCTTGGCATAGCTGTACCTTCAAGTTGTTTTTGAGGGTCATTAACAAATGTTTCTAAATATTCATGTCCTCTACTTCTGATATATTGAGATAAATCAGGAGGTAATTTACCCATATAAGCTTTAATATCACTATGTGCTGTAAATGAAGACATAGTTTTACCTTTCATATCAGCATATTTAATATCATGACATCTTTGACAAGCATCATGGAAAACTTCTTTATTAGTCATCTCTTTTGGAGCAATTGATTGTAAATATGCAACAATATCTGCAACATCTTGAGCTGGCATCCAATCATATCCTGGCATTGGATGAACTTTTCCATCTACAAATTTATGAGATGTTTTTGAAGCAAGAGCTGGATTTTTAACAAATGCAACTAAATATTCTTTAGTATATAATTTTCCAGCAGTTCCTAAATCAGGAGGAGTTACACCATAAGCTGCTCCTGCACTTGCATTATCCATAATTTGTGGGAAACCTTTTGATTCAATACTATGACAAGCTGTACAGTTAGTTGTAACTAAAGTTTCACCATTAGCTACATCTCCAGTTGCTTTAATAGACTCTTCATTTGAAGCCCAGAAATCATTAATCTCTTTTTCAAAAGTTTTTTTAGCTTCTAAATCAGTTTTTGCTGAATGAATAGCTTTTTCAACTCCAGCTTTTTCTGCTTCAGCTAAAGCTTTTTCAGCTTTTTCAATACCTTCTTTTGCTGAATCTTTATCAGCTGCAGCAAAATTAAAATTTGCAGGAGATACATGTGGGTGCATTTGTGAGTGAGCAAATGGTTCAACTCCCCAGTAAGTAATTAGTGTTAAAACTATTACTACTGCTAAAATTTTAAGTTCTCTCATAGTGTTCCCCTTCTTTTTGCATCAATTTTTGTAATTATTGGAAGTACAATGAATAATAAAATAAATGTAACTGCAGCAAAGAATCCAACCCATGCATTTGCACCTGTAGGAGGTAATTTACCATAAACAGTTAAAACAATTAAATCTACCATTAATAACCAGAACCAAATAAAGAATGCTGGTCTTCTGTGTGCTGGTAAAATTTTTGGATCTCTATCTAACCAAGGTAATACTAAGAAAATACCATTAGCGAAAGCAAATGCCATTAATCCAATATCAAAAGCTTTAATTCCAGCTATATCAAAGAAGAAACCTCTTAACACTTCATATGACCATAAGAAATACCACTCAGGATAAATGTGAGCTGGTGTTACCATTGAATCAGCTGGATCAAAGTTTACTGGATCCATTGCAAAGTTATAATGGAAGAATACTAAGTAGAAATAGAAAATTAAGAAAATTCCAAGTACCGCTAAATCTTTAGAGATAAATACTGGCCAGAAAGGAATAACTTTTGATTCTTTTTTATTTCCAGATAAATATTTCTCAGCTTCTGCATCAAAATCAAATTCATCAGAAGATTGATTATTAACGTGAGGAATTCTTAAAGTATAGAAGTGTAAACCAATAATTCCCATAATAGTAATTGGTAATAAGAATACGTGTAACATAAAGAATCTTGTTAATGTAGCATCAGCAACATTGAAATCCCCTCTAATCCATACAACTAAAGCATCACCAATAACAGGAACTCCACCAAATAAGTTTGTAATAACCATTGCAGCCCAATAAGACATTTGTCCCCAAGGTAACATATATCCAGAGAATCCAGCGGCAGAGAATGTCATAAATAATAACATACCTGAAATCCAAATCATTTCTCTTCCTTGTTTATAAGAACCATAATAAATTCCTGTAAACATGTGAATATATATAATTAAGAATACAACAGAAGCTGCAACACCATGCATATGTCTAAATAACCAACCAAATGCAACTTCTTGCATAATTGTATAGTTAACAGAATCAAACGCTAAATTAACATCTGGTTTGTAATACATCATTAAAAATAGTCCAGAAATTACTAAAATACCAAAAGTAGTAGCTAGTAAAACTCCCATCGCCCATAAGAAATTTATATCTTTAGGAATCCAATATTCAGTCATCATAACTTTATTGAATGTAGTTAGATTTAATCTTTGGTCTAACCATTCTCCAACAGAGTTAGCTTTTTCAAATTTTGCCATTTATTACTCCTTATGCTTTTAACGTTGCAGCGATTTTTTGATATTCAGGACCTTCGTTACCAAGAACGATTGTAGTTCCTTTTACTTCAAATGGAGGTAAATCTAGCGGTCTAGGTGGTGGTCCAAAAACATTTTTAGCACTAGGATTAAATTCCCCACCATGACATGCACATTTCCACTTATCCTTTTTCCAAGCAGGAATACAACCTAAGTGAGTACAAAGACCAATAGCAACAGTATATCTATCATTACCAATTATTAAATCTCTATCACTATTTTCCATCTCAGCAGTTTTTTTCAAAACAAAGATTGGTTTCCCCCTCCATGTAAAAGTTTCTGGTTCACCCGCTTTCACTGAAGATAAATCTATTTCAGTAAATCCACCTGCAAGAACACTTGGAAGTGGATCCCATACTTGTTTCATTCCAACAAGAGACGCAGCACCACCTACCGCAGCAACTGCAGCAAATGAATAACCAATAAAATCTCGTCTATTTGTTTTATTAGACATATTTGGCTTCCTTTATATAAAATTTAGAATTAGGCTTGATTTTATAATAATTTTTCTTAAAATATATTGATGTAAATCAAATTATTTTAAGGAATAAGCTTGTGATTTTTTATTTTAATTGTATAAACTATCTATATAAATTTTTTATTAGAGAAAATTATAATTCTCTAATAAATTTTACGATTTGAGTTTCAATATCTTCTTTATTTATTACTAAAGAATGATTAACTTTTGCAGTGAATAAATCTTTAATGCTTTGAGGTAAAGTTGCATTATATTTCAATGAAATTTCTTCTAAAGCTTCTTTATCAGCATATTTTGTAGAGTTTTCATTTAAAGCATTTAACACAGTTGGCGAAAATTTTGTCCATTCTGCAGTTGAATAAATAACAGTTTTTAAAGGTTTTTCTTTTAGTTCATTATATGCTTTTATACAAGTTGCAGTATGAGGATCCATCAAGTATCCAATATCTAAAAATTCTTTAATCGTTTTAGCTCCAAAAGTGTCATTTGAGTAAATAGCAGAAAAATATTTTTGTAGTTGTTCTGTTTCTTTTTTACTCATTTCAAATATATTATTTTTGTTTAACTCTTCCATTAACTCTTTTGTTCTATTTGCTCCAAAAAGTGAATAAATCACTCTTTCAATATTTGAAGATTTCAAAATATCCATTGCTGGAGATTTTGTAAGTTTTAGTTCTTTATTTCTAATATCGTAAATTCCTGTATTTATCCACTCAGTTAAGATATTGTTTTCATTTGATGCTACTAAAAGTTTTTCTATAGGAAGGCCCATTTCTTGTGCATAAAAAGCCCCTAAAACATTTCCAAAGTTTCCACTTGGAACAACTAAATAAATTTTCTCACCAAATGTAATTTCATCTTGTTTTAATAGTTGAATATATGACCAGAAGTGATAAATTATTTGAAATATAATTCTTCCAAAGTTTACTGAATTTGCAGCACTTAATTTAATATTATCTTTTTCTAACTCTTCTTTAAAAGTTTTTGAAGCAAGTAAATTTTTAAGAGCATTTTGAGCATCATCAAAGTTTCCTTTTATTCCTAAGACTTTTAAGTTTTTTCCATCTTCACAAACCATTTGAAGTCTTTGAACATCACTTGTTCCACCATCAGGATAAAGACAAACTACTTGAATATTCTCTTTATTTTTAAATGTATTTAATGCAGCTGGTCCTGTATCTCCTGAAGTGGCAGCAAGAATAAGGTACTTTTCATCTCTTTTTTTTGCAATTGAGCTTAAAATTGAACCAAAAGGTTGTAATGCCATATCTTTAAATGCTCGTGTTGGTCCATGATATTGTTCATGAACAAATAAATCTTCTTTTACCTTAACAACTGGACAAGGATTTGAAGCATCATCAAAATTATCATATAAATCTAAAGCTTTTTTGATTTCATTTTCATCGATATCAATTTCAAAAGCTTTTAAAATATCATAAGCCAGTTCTTTGTAGCTTTTATTTACATGATTTTGAATAAAATTCTCTTCTAATTTTGGCAAATATTTAGGTACATAAAGCCCTCCAAAAGATGTACTTGGATTTAAAATAGCTTCACTAAATGGAACTTCTACAGGTTTTATTCCGTCATTTCCTCTTGTTTCTATAAAATTCACTTACTTTCCTTTTCTCTTTTAATCTTGTTTGTTTAATAATTTTTCGATATCAATACCATTATTTGGATTATCAACTCTGATAAATTGTGTTCCAATTCCGTCACTTGTAAATAACTCTAATAAAATTGAATGCTCAACTCTACCATCAATAATATGTGCTTTATTTACACCATTATGAATAGCTTCAATACAAGAATCAACTTTTGGTATCATTCCACCAGCAATTGTTCCATCCTTTTTAAACATTTCAACATTTGCTTTATCTAAAGTTTGAATTAATTCACCGCTTTTATTTAAAACACCAATTGTATCAGTTAAAAATATAACTTTTTGAGCTTTTAATGCCATTGCTATTTCACAAGCTGCAACATCAGCGTTTATATTAAATCCTGGATGATTTGCTTCATCTCCATTTGCTATTGGTGCAATTACAGGAATAAATCCCTCTTTTATTAGATTATTTATAAGTTCGCCATTTACAGAAGTTATATCTCCTGTATAACCAAACTTTCCACCATCTTTTGGAACTGCTTTTATAATTCCAGAATCTTTTCCTGAAATTCCAATAGCTTTTGCACCATGAAAATTTAATAAAGAAGCAATATTTTTATTAATTTCTCCACTTAAAACCATTTCAACAACTCTCATACTCTCTTTACAAGTAACTCTATATCCATCAACAAAAGATGATGGAATTTCAAGTTTATTTAAAAGTTCTGTAATTCTTGCTCCGCCACCATGAACAACAACAGGTTTTATTCCTAAAAGAGTTAATAAAACTATATCTTGAGCAAATTTTTCTTTTAAATCATCACTTGTTTGTGCAGATCCACCATATTTTATAACTATCGTTTTTCCATAGAATTTTTTAAAATATGGAATAGCATCTATTAGAGTTTGAACTTTTGGATTTGTTTGTGCCATTAAATATCCTTGAGATTTTTAAAGTTAAGATTATAGCTAAAACAATCTTATTAACAAAAAAGTATTACTTTAGTATTATTAGTCCATGAAAAATTACTTAGCATTAAAAGCAAGTGCAGGAAGTGGTAAAACTTTTGCACTAACAGTTCGATATATTTGTTTACTTCTTCTTGGTGCAAAACCAAATGAGATTTTAACTCTAACATTTACAAATAAAGCTGCAAATGAAATGAGCGAAAGAATCTATAAAACTCTTCTTACTTTAGGAGATGATGAAGCATATTTAAATGCAATAGAAAATGAAGTAAATTTAAGTAAAGAAGAAATTCTTGGTAAAAAAAATATCTTAATCAAACAATTTTCAAATGCAAACTTATCTATTTTTACAATAGATAAATTTGTAAATAAAATTTTAAGAGAATTTTGTGGATATATCGGAATAAGTGATGATTTTGAAATAAAAAATGATGATATTGAAAAACTTAGTTATGAATTTTTAAAATCACTTAATGAAAAAGATTTTCAAACTTTGATAGATTTATCCTTTTATGAAAAAAAGAAATTCAACTCTATTTTCGAGTTATTTAAAACTATTTTGGAAAAAAATGAAGATATAGAAGTTATAAATATCGATGCAAGTTTGATTGAATTACAAAAAGAGAATATTTTAAAAGAGGCTTTTAAAATAAAAGAGTCAATTTTATCTTGTATAAATGCAAGTAATAGTGCAAAAAATGCAGTTGATTTTGAAACATTTGAGGATTTATTTGGAAGAACTTGGCTTGAAAAAGAAAATTTTGAAGATTATTCATATTTTAAAAAATGTGCAAATGAATCAAGCAAAAGTGATTTTCTTAAGTTAAAAGAAGAGTTGTCAATTTACTATAAAATAAGAGCTGGCTTTAGTTTAAACAAGATATTTGAGGTATATTTAAAATTTAGAGATTTTAAATTTGAGTTTAATAAAAATAAAAACTATTTAGAATTTAATGATATTTCAAATTTAGTTTATGATTTATTATCTACAAAAATAGATAAAGATTTTTTATATTTTAGACTTGATTCAAACTATTCTCATATTTTAATAGATGAATTTCAAGATACTTCACTTTTACAATACAAAATTTTAGAACCATTAATTGATGAAATTTTATCAGGCGATGTTACAAAATTCAAAACATTTTTTTATGTGGGAGATACAAAACAATCAATTTATAGATTTCGTGGTGGAAAAAGAGAACTTTTTGATTATGTAGCAAATACAAATAAGATTTTAGAAGTTGAAGTTCTAAATACAAATTATCGTTCATGTGAAAATGTAATAAATTTTGTAAATGAACTTTTTTTAAATTTGCCAAATTATGAGTATTTTAAACAAGAATCAGTAAGAGCAAATGGTTATGTAGAAGTTGTTGTTGACACTGCTTTTGAAGAAGAAAAGTTTGTAAATGTTGCAAAAAAAATTGAAGAATTATTGCAAAGTGGAGTAAATTTTAATGATATTGCAATATTAACTTACACAAATGATGATGTTTTATCTTTATATTATTACTTAAAACAAAAGTTTCCAAGTATTAAAATTTCGACTGAAATGACTTCAAAACTCATAAATCAACAAAATGTAAAAGCAGTTATAAATGCAATAAAATATATCTATTTTAAAGAAGAGATTTATAAAGAAAATCTTAATGCAATAATTGGAAATAAACTTTTAACAACTTTAGATTTGGAAATTAATTTAGAAGAAAAATCTGTTCAAGAAGTTATAAAAGAGTTATCAAAGAAACTAAAAATTATAGATGAAAATATAATAAAACTAATAGAAGTAAGTTCGAGTTTTAATAATATTGTTGATTTTGTTTATGAAATTGATAAACTCGAAGCTATTATGGAAAATAGTGAATCAAAAGGGCTTCAAATATTAACTATTTTTAAATCAAAAGGTTTAGAGTTTCATACTGTAATACTTCTTGATAGAATAAAAAGAAAAAATGTTGATAAATCTTCACTTCTTTTTGATTATGAAAACTTAGAATTAAAAAATATTTTCTATAAAATAAAAGGTTATGAGAATTTCAACGAAGATTATAAAAAAGCTATCGATAAAGAAAAAAAATTAAGCTTAGAAGATGAAATAAATATTTTATACGTTGCAATGACAAGAGCAAAAAACAATATGATTATTTTTAAAAAAGAGAAATCAAGCGTTTTTGATATATTAAATATGAATGTTTGTAAAATTGGGAAAATAATTAATAGTTCTAATCTTGTAAAAAATATCGAAGAAAAATCTATGATTTCATACACTCCTCTTAATTTAGGAATTCAAGAAAAACAAATAGTTAAAGAAAAAGAGTTAAAAGAAAATCATCTGCACTCAAGATATTTTGGATTGGCAACACACTATTGTTTAGAAATGTTAAATAATTTTTCTTTTAATGACTTAAAATATACATTAAACTTAGCAAGAACAAGATTTTCAAATTATCTAAGTGATAAAGATTTTGTCGATATAGAAAATAGATTAACTCA
Protein-coding regions in this window:
- a CDS encoding 16S rRNA (uracil(1498)-N(3))-methyltransferase, which translates into the protein MQFTYDEFCGNESLEIKDEVYNYLIKARRHKIDDEIYFRNLKDEYIYLYKISFIDKKKALLNLLSKEEKVLENEKKLHLGWCIVDPKTIEKYITSLNEIGIEKITFIYSDFSQKNFKINIEKLEKILINSSSQCGRSSIIKLEICKNLDEFMKKNDEVYFLDFSTTSIDEKKENIKTLVIGCEGGFSKNERDKFNKNFIVGFDSNLILRSETAIISASSKIIL
- a CDS encoding c-type cytochrome, whose protein sequence is MRELKILAVVIVLTLITYWGVEPFAHSQMHPHVSPANFNFAAADKDSAKEGIEKAEKALAEAEKAGVEKAIHSAKTDLEAKKTFEKEINDFWASNEESIKATGDVANGETLVTTNCTACHSIESKGFPQIMDNASAGAAYGVTPPDLGTAGKLYTKEYLVAFVKNPALASKTSHKFVDGKVHPMPGYDWMPAQDVADIVAYLQSIAPKEMTNKEVFHDACQRCHDIKYADMKGKTMSSFTAHSDIKAYMGKLPPDLSQYIRSRGHEYLETFVNDPQKQLEGTAMPRVGLSEESQKQVISYLEEVGDSKKVQREELGPKFLIYLVVFAIFAFLWKASKWRDVH
- a CDS encoding cytochrome b translates to MAKFEKANSVGEWLDQRLNLTTFNKVMMTEYWIPKDINFLWAMGVLLATTFGILVISGLFLMMYYKPDVNLAFDSVNYTIMQEVAFGWLFRHMHGVAASVVFLIIYIHMFTGIYYGSYKQGREMIWISGMLLFMTFSAAGFSGYMLPWGQMSYWAAMVITNLFGGVPVIGDALVVWIRGDFNVADATLTRFFMLHVFLLPITIMGIIGLHFYTLRIPHVNNQSSDEFDFDAEAEKYLSGNKKESKVIPFWPVFISKDLAVLGIFLIFYFYLVFFHYNFAMDPVNFDPADSMVTPAHIYPEWYFLWSYEVLRGFFFDIAGIKAFDIGLMAFAFANGIFLVLPWLDRDPKILPAHRRPAFFIWFWLLMVDLIVLTVYGKLPPTGANAWVGFFAAVTFILLFIVLPIITKIDAKRRGTL
- a CDS encoding Rieske 2Fe-2S domain-containing protein, whose translation is MSNKTNRRDFIGYSFAAVAAVGGAASLVGMKQVWDPLPSVLAGGFTEIDLSSVKAGEPETFTWRGKPIFVLKKTAEMENSDRDLIIGNDRYTVAIGLCTHLGCIPAWKKDKWKCACHGGEFNPSAKNVFGPPPRPLDLPPFEVKGTTIVLGNEGPEYQKIAATLKA
- the thrC gene encoding threonine synthase, coding for MNFIETRGNDGIKPVEVPFSEAILNPSTSFGGLYVPKYLPKLEENFIQNHVNKSYKELAYDILKAFEIDIDENEIKKALDLYDNFDDASNPCPVVKVKEDLFVHEQYHGPTRAFKDMALQPFGSILSSIAKKRDEKYLILAATSGDTGPAALNTFKNKENIQVVCLYPDGGTSDVQRLQMVCEDGKNLKVLGIKGNFDDAQNALKNLLASKTFKEELEKDNIKLSAANSVNFGRIIFQIIYHFWSYIQLLKQDEITFGEKIYLVVPSGNFGNVLGAFYAQEMGLPIEKLLVASNENNILTEWINTGIYDIRNKELKLTKSPAMDILKSSNIERVIYSLFGANRTKELMEELNKNNIFEMSKKETEQLQKYFSAIYSNDTFGAKTIKEFLDIGYLMDPHTATCIKAYNELKEKPLKTVIYSTAEWTKFSPTVLNALNENSTKYADKEALEEISLKYNATLPQSIKDLFTAKVNHSLVINKEDIETQIVKFIREL
- the argB gene encoding acetylglutamate kinase, whose translation is MAQTNPKVQTLIDAIPYFKKFYGKTIVIKYGGSAQTSDDLKEKFAQDIVLLTLLGIKPVVVHGGGARITELLNKLEIPSSFVDGYRVTCKESMRVVEMVLSGEINKNIASLLNFHGAKAIGISGKDSGIIKAVPKDGGKFGYTGDITSVNGELINNLIKEGFIPVIAPIANGDEANHPGFNINADVAACEIAMALKAQKVIFLTDTIGVLNKSGELIQTLDKANVEMFKKDGTIAGGMIPKVDSCIEAIHNGVNKAHIIDGRVEHSILLELFTSDGIGTQFIRVDNPNNGIDIEKLLNKQD
- a CDS encoding RecB-like helicase, which encodes MKNYLALKASAGSGKTFALTVRYICLLLLGAKPNEILTLTFTNKAANEMSERIYKTLLTLGDDEAYLNAIENEVNLSKEEILGKKNILIKQFSNANLSIFTIDKFVNKILREFCGYIGISDDFEIKNDDIEKLSYEFLKSLNEKDFQTLIDLSFYEKKKFNSIFELFKTILEKNEDIEVINIDASLIELQKENILKEAFKIKESILSCINASNSAKNAVDFETFEDLFGRTWLEKENFEDYSYFKKCANESSKSDFLKLKEELSIYYKIRAGFSLNKIFEVYLKFRDFKFEFNKNKNYLEFNDISNLVYDLLSTKIDKDFLYFRLDSNYSHILIDEFQDTSLLQYKILEPLIDEILSGDVTKFKTFFYVGDTKQSIYRFRGGKRELFDYVANTNKILEVEVLNTNYRSCENVINFVNELFLNLPNYEYFKQESVRANGYVEVVVDTAFEEEKFVNVAKKIEELLQSGVNFNDIAILTYTNDDVLSLYYYLKQKFPSIKISTEMTSKLINQQNVKAVINAIKYIYFKEEIYKENLNAIIGNKLLTTLDLEINLEEKSVQEVIKELSKKLKIIDENIIKLIEVSSSFNNIVDFVYEIDKLEAIMENSESKGLQILTIFKSKGLEFHTVILLDRIKRKNVDKSSLLFDYENLELKNIFYKIKGYENFNEDYKKAIDKEKKLSLEDEINILYVAMTRAKNNMIIFKKEKSSVFDILNMNVCKIGKIINSSNLVKNIEEKSMISYTPLNLGIQEKQIVKEKELKENHLHSRYFGLATHYCLEMLNNFSFNDLKYTLNLARTRFSNYLSDKDFVDIENRLTHLINNDFFKFLITNSVLTSEQSLIYKEELKIIDLLIYKDDTYYILDYKTTKEELDEEHKNQVLYYKEAIKEIFKTSNVKSYLVYLKMDNCLMYEI